A DNA window from Gemmatimonadaceae bacterium contains the following coding sequences:
- a CDS encoding UDP-N-acetylmuramoyl-L-alanyl-D-glutamate--2,6-diaminopimelate ligase: protein MSRNVSAAQIAKALEDAGLLAGQQGELPDRIPGITDDSRAVVRGGAFVAVRGTQRDGHAFLGTAREAGAALAIVEDAQATTLPALVVHDARRAAAVAAAVYYGDPASFLRLFGVTGTNGKTTTVGMLRHLLDAPGARAASIGTLGVLVGSAGDPLPGGGGLTTPGPIELQRLLRALVDAGVRAVAMEASSHALDQGRIEGLRFAAAVFTNLTRDHLDYHRTFEAYFWAKAMLVGYLTADGVLVSNADDAAWNDLPDAPRRVTFGVTDAGADVRAEQVTFHPRGSRWQLVRGDARAAVALPLIGDFNVANALGAAAAALAVGLDVPTVAARLSTLPQVPGRLEILSEHPTVLRDYAHTPDALERALTALRPFTPGRLIAMFGCGGDRDKGKRPMMAKVAHRLADAVVVTSDNPRTEDPERILDDICAALPPGSYERIEDRRTAIATAIAMADPARDVVVLAGKGHETYQIRGTTSYPFDEAAIVRGLLGAE, encoded by the coding sequence ATGAGCCGCAACGTCTCGGCGGCGCAGATCGCGAAGGCGCTCGAGGACGCCGGCCTGCTCGCCGGGCAGCAGGGCGAGCTGCCGGACCGCATTCCCGGCATCACGGATGACTCGCGCGCGGTGGTGCGCGGCGGCGCCTTCGTGGCGGTGCGCGGCACGCAGCGCGACGGGCACGCCTTCCTCGGCACCGCGCGAGAGGCGGGCGCGGCGCTCGCGATCGTCGAGGATGCGCAGGCGACGACGCTGCCGGCGCTGGTGGTGCACGACGCGCGTCGCGCGGCGGCCGTGGCGGCCGCGGTCTACTACGGCGACCCGGCGTCCTTCCTGCGGCTGTTCGGCGTCACGGGAACCAACGGCAAGACCACGACGGTGGGCATGCTGCGGCACCTGCTCGATGCACCCGGCGCGCGCGCCGCGAGCATCGGCACGCTGGGGGTGCTGGTGGGGAGCGCGGGTGATCCGCTCCCCGGCGGCGGCGGACTGACGACGCCCGGTCCCATCGAACTGCAGCGACTCCTGCGCGCGCTGGTCGACGCCGGCGTCCGTGCGGTGGCGATGGAAGCGTCGTCGCACGCGCTGGACCAGGGGCGCATCGAGGGCCTGCGCTTCGCCGCGGCCGTCTTCACCAACCTGACCCGCGATCATCTCGACTATCATCGCACCTTCGAGGCGTACTTCTGGGCGAAGGCGATGCTCGTGGGCTACCTGACCGCGGACGGCGTGCTGGTGTCCAACGCGGACGATGCCGCGTGGAACGACCTGCCGGACGCGCCGCGCCGTGTCACGTTCGGCGTCACCGACGCCGGCGCCGACGTGCGCGCCGAGCAGGTGACCTTTCATCCGCGCGGCAGCCGCTGGCAGTTGGTGCGGGGCGACGCGCGCGCCGCGGTGGCGCTGCCGCTCATCGGCGACTTCAACGTGGCGAACGCGCTGGGGGCGGCCGCCGCCGCGCTGGCCGTGGGGCTCGACGTGCCGACCGTCGCGGCGCGGCTCTCGACGCTGCCGCAGGTGCCGGGGCGCCTCGAGATTCTCAGCGAGCATCCCACCGTGCTGCGTGACTACGCGCACACGCCCGACGCGCTCGAGCGCGCGCTGACGGCGCTGCGTCCGTTCACGCCGGGGCGCCTCATCGCCATGTTCGGCTGCGGCGGCGACCGCGACAAGGGGAAGCGCCCGATGATGGCGAAGGTGGCGCACCGGCTGGCCGACGCCGTGGTGGTGACGAGCGACAATCCGCGCACGGAAGATCCCGAGCGCATCCTCGATGACATCTGCGCGGCGCTGCCGCCCGGCAGTTACGAGCGCATCGAGGATCGCCGCACCGCGATCGCCACGGCCATCGCGATGGCCGATCCGGCGCGCGACGTGGTGGTGCTGGCCGGCAAGGGGCACGAGACCTACCAGATTCGCGGGACGACGTCGTATCCCTTCGACGAAGCGGCCATCGTGCGTGGCCTGCTCGGGGCGGAGTAG
- a CDS encoding penicillin-binding protein 2, translated as MSLFADRPRLIHVALALFALAVIGRAAKVQLLDADRWRARARDQQVADAPLPAPRGAIRDASGDVLVESREMVRLRVAPREVRDRAQLGKLMRRAGVAPEWVARATDSTLKWVEVPGLFLPTDVAMITATRGVHPEPVLNRVLPPSEGLRRIIGRTADGGVPVDGVELALDALLRGEKGTAALLKDSKGRRFASPSEDGAAARPGHTVTLTINAGLQDIAERALTDAVQAQGAAGGDIVVLDAQTGEVRALASRRTDPRSTAATALTEPYEPGSTLKPFVAAWLLDHRRARVDEVVDGHNGKWDLNGRLIEDDHKAASFTFADVMRFSSNIGIIQFAQRLSPREQYELMRDAGFGAPTGMTYPSESPGRLAPPSQWSQQTPASLAMGYELLVTPLQLAAAYAAIANGGELLQPALVREVRAPDGRVVYRHERRVVRRVMTAATARTMRTLLKGVTESGTAAGASLATFEVAGKTGTAKVARNRHYVSGEYMASFVGMFPADEPQIVILVKLDSPRKSIYGGKAAAPVSKTVLQAAIAARDAALDRRGLASAPQRVAAAPPSDEPVRDAAEATVVVSESAGSVPYEVSLEQVSRPSRVVAGPRAVPQVQGLSRRAAARALHRAGFRVAFAHGAAFAQWPAAGTVAPSGSRVTVTVAP; from the coding sequence GTGTCGCTGTTCGCTGACCGCCCGCGCCTGATCCACGTCGCGCTCGCGCTCTTCGCGCTGGCGGTCATCGGCCGCGCGGCCAAGGTGCAGCTGCTCGACGCCGACCGGTGGCGGGCCCGGGCGCGGGACCAGCAGGTGGCGGATGCGCCGCTCCCCGCGCCGCGCGGCGCCATTCGCGATGCGAGCGGTGACGTGCTGGTGGAGAGCCGCGAGATGGTGCGCCTGCGCGTGGCGCCGCGCGAGGTGCGCGATCGGGCCCAGCTGGGCAAGCTGATGCGCCGCGCGGGCGTCGCGCCCGAATGGGTGGCGCGCGCCACCGACTCGACCCTCAAGTGGGTGGAAGTCCCGGGCCTCTTCCTTCCCACCGATGTGGCGATGATCACCGCCACGCGCGGCGTGCATCCGGAGCCGGTGCTGAACCGGGTCCTCCCCCCGTCGGAGGGGCTGCGCCGCATCATCGGCCGCACGGCTGACGGTGGCGTGCCGGTGGATGGCGTCGAACTCGCGCTCGACGCGCTGCTGCGCGGGGAGAAAGGGACGGCGGCACTGCTCAAGGACAGCAAGGGGCGCCGTTTCGCATCACCGTCCGAAGACGGCGCCGCCGCGCGCCCCGGGCACACCGTGACGCTCACCATCAATGCGGGACTGCAGGACATCGCCGAGCGCGCGCTGACCGACGCGGTGCAGGCGCAGGGGGCGGCCGGCGGCGACATCGTGGTGCTCGACGCCCAGACGGGCGAAGTGCGCGCCCTCGCGAGCCGTCGCACCGACCCGCGCTCGACGGCGGCGACGGCGCTCACCGAGCCGTACGAGCCCGGGTCGACGCTGAAGCCGTTCGTGGCCGCGTGGCTGCTCGATCACCGGCGGGCGCGCGTGGACGAAGTGGTGGACGGCCACAACGGCAAGTGGGACCTGAACGGCCGCCTCATCGAGGATGACCACAAGGCGGCGTCGTTCACCTTTGCCGACGTGATGCGCTTCTCGAGCAACATCGGCATCATCCAGTTCGCGCAGCGGCTGTCGCCGCGCGAGCAGTACGAGCTGATGCGTGACGCGGGCTTCGGCGCGCCGACGGGGATGACGTATCCTTCGGAGTCGCCGGGCCGGCTGGCGCCGCCCAGTCAGTGGTCGCAGCAGACGCCGGCGTCGCTGGCGATGGGCTACGAGTTGCTCGTGACGCCGCTGCAGCTTGCGGCTGCGTACGCGGCGATCGCCAATGGCGGCGAGCTGCTACAGCCGGCACTGGTGCGCGAGGTGCGCGCCCCCGATGGCCGGGTGGTGTACCGGCACGAGCGGCGCGTGGTGCGCCGAGTGATGACCGCGGCGACGGCGCGGACCATGCGCACCCTGCTCAAGGGCGTGACGGAGAGCGGCACCGCCGCCGGCGCGTCGCTGGCGACGTTCGAGGTCGCAGGGAAGACGGGAACGGCCAAGGTTGCGCGCAACCGGCACTACGTGTCGGGCGAGTACATGGCGAGCTTCGTGGGAATGTTTCCTGCCGATGAACCGCAGATCGTGATTCTCGTGAAGCTCGACAGCCCCCGGAAATCGATCTACGGCGGCAAGGCCGCCGCGCCCGTGAGCAAGACGGTGCTGCAGGCGGCCATCGCGGCCCGCGATGCGGCGCTCGACCGGCGCGGCCTGGCAAGTGCGCCGCAGCGCGTTGCGGCCGCGCCGCCCAGCGATGAACCGGTGCGCGATGCGGCGGAGGCGACGGTGGTGGTGAGCGAGAGCGCGGGGAGCGTGCCCTACGAAGTGTCGCTGGAGCAGGTGTCGCGCCCCTCGCGCGTGGTGGCCGGGCCGCGCGCGGTGCCGCAGGTGCAGGGGCTCTCGCGCCGCGCGGCGGCGCGCGCGCTGCATCGTGCCGGATTTCGCGTGGCCTTCGCGCACGGCGCGGCATTCGCGCAGTGGCCGGCGGCGGGGACGGTGGCCCCCTCGGGTTCGCGCGTGACGGTCACGGTGGCGCCATGA
- the mraW gene encoding 16S rRNA (cytosine(1402)-N(4))-methyltransferase: MTTRYDSAYHAPVLVEEILALFAGASHALDCTLGGGGHAAALLDAGMDVTGIDRDRTAIAEASRRLQPAITDGRFHAVRGNYADVDALLPDTARFDAILLDLGVSSHQIDDDARGFSFREGAPLGGAMDWRGGGEMADGGWPMADGGGETEDGSPVSRLPSPVSRSSWHSAADFLNYAEHADLADAFKDYGDEPKGRRLADEVVRRRERRPFAVSDDFVGAIRAVLGPRSGPGDFARLFQAVRIAVNDELAGLERALPALRDRLTPRGVLAVIAYHSGEDRRVKLAFREWASSCVCPPKQPFCTCRGRPLGTLLTRKPITATDAEVAHNVRARSAHLRAFRRDD, from the coding sequence GTGACCACGCGCTACGATTCCGCCTACCACGCGCCGGTGCTGGTCGAGGAGATCCTCGCCCTGTTCGCGGGGGCGTCGCATGCCCTCGACTGCACGCTCGGCGGGGGCGGCCATGCCGCGGCCCTGCTCGACGCCGGCATGGACGTCACGGGCATCGACCGCGACCGGACGGCGATTGCCGAGGCGTCGCGGCGACTGCAGCCGGCCATCACCGACGGGCGGTTCCATGCGGTGCGCGGCAACTACGCCGACGTCGACGCGCTGCTTCCCGATACGGCGCGGTTCGACGCGATCCTGCTCGACCTGGGTGTGTCATCACACCAGATCGACGACGATGCGCGCGGGTTCTCGTTCCGCGAGGGGGCGCCGCTTGGTGGGGCGATGGATTGGCGCGGGGGCGGAGAGATGGCGGATGGCGGATGGCCGATGGCCGACGGCGGCGGGGAGACGGAAGACGGCTCTCCCGTCTCCCGTCTCCCGTCGCCCGTCAGCCGTTCCTCCTGGCACTCCGCCGCGGATTTCCTCAACTACGCCGAGCATGCGGATCTCGCGGACGCCTTCAAGGACTACGGCGACGAACCGAAGGGGCGGCGGTTGGCGGACGAGGTGGTGCGGCGACGCGAGCGGCGCCCGTTCGCGGTGAGCGACGACTTCGTGGGCGCGATTCGCGCCGTCCTTGGTCCGCGCAGCGGTCCGGGCGACTTTGCCCGCCTGTTTCAGGCGGTGCGCATCGCGGTGAACGACGAACTCGCGGGGCTGGAGCGCGCCCTACCGGCGCTGCGTGACCGACTCACGCCGCGGGGCGTCCTCGCAGTGATTGCGTATCACTCGGGGGAGGACCGGCGCGTGAAGCTGGCCTTCCGTGAGTGGGCGTCGTCGTGCGTCTGTCCGCCGAAGCAACCGTTCTGCACCTGTCGAGGCCGCCCCTTGGGCACGCTGCTCACCCGCAAGCCGATCACCGCGACCGACGCGGAAGTGGCGCACAACGTGCGCGCCCGCAGCGCGCACCTGCGCGCCTTCCGGCGGGACGACTGA
- a CDS encoding tetratricopeptide repeat protein codes for MTAPNLKELAAQFAAIEQRLDAGLGADERDATRKEIIGLFRTLEQEITDLHELVAAMTTLKDDVKRLVDKFKAQQADAATNHPEFTAEKPVVHADHIGASTFIEKGWSRLSLGDYEAAETALQRALELSPNDPQSEALLGWAQMLQEKYDEALMNFQRVLMRQPSNALARINVGYICLKKRIFGEAIEHLSKAIRLDNDKKATLYAHFYLGLVYLEREMYEDAQTFFRKTLALGPNLIEAYYELGRAHWFNGEPDEAKQAWNTGHTTNKFNPWGKRCAEVLQTVEAGGEPPRLP; via the coding sequence GTGACGGCTCCGAACTTGAAGGAACTGGCCGCGCAGTTCGCGGCCATCGAACAGCGGCTGGACGCCGGCCTCGGCGCCGACGAGCGCGACGCCACGCGCAAGGAGATCATCGGCCTGTTCCGCACGCTGGAGCAGGAGATCACCGACCTGCACGAGCTCGTGGCCGCGATGACCACGCTCAAGGACGACGTGAAGCGGCTGGTGGACAAGTTCAAGGCCCAGCAGGCCGATGCGGCGACCAATCATCCCGAGTTCACGGCGGAGAAGCCGGTGGTGCACGCCGACCACATTGGCGCCTCGACGTTCATCGAGAAGGGATGGAGCCGCCTGTCGCTCGGCGACTACGAAGCCGCGGAGACCGCGCTGCAGCGCGCGCTGGAACTCTCGCCCAACGACCCGCAGAGCGAAGCGCTGCTGGGCTGGGCGCAGATGCTGCAGGAGAAGTACGACGAAGCGCTGATGAACTTCCAGAGGGTGCTGATGCGCCAGCCGTCCAATGCGCTCGCGCGCATCAACGTCGGCTACATCTGCCTCAAGAAGCGCATCTTCGGCGAGGCGATCGAGCACCTGTCGAAGGCCATTCGCCTCGACAACGACAAGAAGGCGACGCTGTACGCGCACTTCTACCTCGGGCTCGTCTACCTGGAGCGCGAGATGTACGAGGACGCGCAGACCTTCTTCCGCAAGACGCTGGCGCTCGGGCCGAACCTGATCGAGGCCTACTACGAGTTGGGGCGCGCCCACTGGTTCAATGGCGAGCCGGACGAGGCGAAGCAGGCATGGAACACCGGCCACACGACCAACAAGTTCAACCCGTGGGGCAAGCGCTGCGCCGAGGTGCTGCAGACGGTGGAGGCGGGCGGGGAACCGCCACGCCTGCCGTGA
- a CDS encoding DUF4388 domain-containing protein yields MAIRGSLKEASLPDVLQLLSMGKKTGCLSVTHRSNFGSIYFDKGKISYASIVNRRDRLGDILMKSGVITQEQLEAGIAAQAHERDKRLGEILVGLRIITRDDLHRQIRLQIEEAVYFLFTWTQGTFNFEADIRPEEQDFLVSINPESLLLEGARRVDEWSLIEKKIPGFDIVFEIDRKRLADSGVALTAEQEMVVPLIDGRRDVATLVDETGMVEFEVGKALYGLVTAGFLHRVGKTTKAADSGAPDARVEEHRNLGIAFYKAGMLDESVREFRRVLELRATDVPARFHLGLVHVRQGRFAEAVTEYQEVASSRSARPAVFHNLALALEQLGRWDEARQALEEAVKRGGASDPRILMGLGILHLRAGNATAADAALMEARPLFTTKAPPAVWFHYAALAAAIGGHLDKAISLLSDGTQTHPHSATLFNNLAVALEAKGRADEAKVAADNGVHEDAGLPQLHKNLGDLAYRGGQLDDALEAYQRAVKFSDRLGPDVWRKLGNIRLKRDEKDEAIRCWETALSLDPTDSRLQANIETVRGQM; encoded by the coding sequence ATGGCCATCCGCGGCAGCCTCAAGGAAGCGAGCCTTCCCGACGTCCTGCAGCTGCTCTCCATGGGCAAGAAGACCGGCTGCCTGTCGGTGACGCATCGCAGCAACTTCGGCTCGATCTATTTCGACAAGGGCAAGATCTCGTACGCCTCCATCGTGAACCGTCGCGACCGCCTGGGCGACATCCTGATGAAGAGCGGCGTGATCACGCAGGAACAGCTCGAGGCCGGCATCGCCGCGCAGGCGCACGAGCGCGACAAGCGGCTGGGCGAGATCCTCGTCGGCCTCCGCATCATCACGCGCGACGACCTGCACCGGCAGATTCGCCTGCAGATCGAGGAGGCCGTCTACTTCCTGTTCACGTGGACGCAGGGGACGTTCAACTTCGAGGCGGACATCCGCCCCGAGGAGCAGGACTTCCTCGTCTCCATCAATCCCGAGTCGCTGCTGCTCGAAGGGGCGCGGCGCGTGGACGAGTGGAGCCTGATCGAGAAGAAGATCCCGGGCTTCGACATCGTCTTCGAGATCGACCGCAAGCGCCTCGCCGACAGCGGCGTCGCGCTCACCGCGGAGCAGGAGATGGTCGTGCCGCTCATCGACGGGCGCCGCGACGTGGCCACGCTCGTGGACGAGACGGGGATGGTGGAGTTCGAGGTGGGCAAGGCGCTGTACGGCCTGGTGACCGCGGGCTTCCTGCATCGCGTCGGCAAGACGACGAAGGCCGCCGACAGCGGCGCCCCCGACGCGCGCGTGGAGGAGCACCGCAATCTCGGCATCGCCTTCTACAAGGCGGGGATGCTCGACGAGAGCGTGCGTGAGTTCCGGCGCGTCCTCGAGCTGCGCGCCACCGACGTGCCGGCGCGCTTCCACCTCGGCCTCGTGCACGTGCGGCAGGGGAGATTCGCCGAGGCGGTGACCGAGTACCAAGAAGTGGCGTCGTCGCGCTCGGCGCGGCCGGCCGTCTTCCACAACCTGGCGCTGGCGCTGGAGCAGCTGGGCCGATGGGACGAGGCGCGGCAGGCGCTGGAAGAGGCGGTGAAGCGCGGCGGGGCGTCCGACCCGCGCATCCTCATGGGCCTCGGCATCCTGCACCTGCGCGCCGGCAACGCCACGGCGGCCGACGCGGCGCTCATGGAGGCGCGGCCGCTCTTCACGACCAAGGCGCCGCCCGCCGTCTGGTTCCACTACGCCGCGCTCGCCGCGGCCATCGGTGGCCATCTCGACAAGGCCATCTCGCTGCTGAGCGATGGCACGCAGACGCATCCGCACTCGGCGACGCTGTTCAACAATCTCGCGGTCGCGCTCGAGGCGAAGGGGCGCGCGGACGAGGCAAAGGTGGCCGCGGACAACGGCGTGCACGAGGATGCCGGCCTGCCGCAGCTGCACAAGAACCTGGGCGACCTCGCCTACCGCGGCGGGCAGCTCGACGACGCGCTCGAGGCCTATCAGCGCGCCGTGAAGTTCAGCGACCGGCTGGGGCCCGATGTCTGGCGCAAGCTCGGGAATATCCGGTTGAAGCGGGACGAGAAGGACGAGGCCATCCGGTGCTGGGAGACGGCGTTGTCGCTGGACCCGACGGATTCGCGCCTCCAGGCGAACATCGAGACGGTACGGGGGCAGATGTGA
- a CDS encoding DnaA/Hda family protein produces the protein MTELRDSFDRFVVGANNRLAAAAARAVAESPGSTYNPLFIYGAHGLGKSHLLGAVAELAAQLWPELDIRRDDGAHFVAGHAASLASGSAEDYVTSFGRAGMLLLDDVHALEGHPSAQLALAGIIDALVRAGRQVVLAADRLPTGIAEVEEALATTLSQGLLVDVSAPDYETRAAILQRMAREAGLELTADVVQDLAAREYRDIDELRAALAPIAARQQKPAPRLDAGEFESFLGDIQVVVQQHVESWRGRLKEAIAYWQAEGFRTAVLSRALDLPRAPDVAGLTATFTAAVEHLRNLERQARQVDPSLVGHAVFRDPERMAEAEDLVERALRGESPAKGPSPAFARELFEVGASNQLAVHAADAVVAEPAHRYNPLVMYGPSGVGKTHLANAIGNALQQRRGGHGVACVNAQQLVDELIEAVHRGDVDRWRARYRGASALIVDDIQFLGGKERTQEEFFGIFNTMIEHGRQVVLTSDRVPADITDLEARLRSRFEGGLVVPIQSPDRALRERLYARFLADAGRAADEGVLRVLGEHPVQSVREIIGVVTRLGAASDVHGAALSVAFVQTELGVAAPPARAPRVSGAVTASNPFLDQEKIIFEWPDAGARLIEEMR, from the coding sequence TTGACCGAGCTGCGCGACTCGTTTGACCGTTTTGTCGTCGGGGCGAACAATCGCCTCGCCGCGGCGGCCGCGCGCGCGGTGGCGGAATCGCCGGGCTCGACGTACAACCCGCTCTTCATCTACGGCGCGCACGGACTGGGGAAGTCGCACCTCCTGGGGGCCGTGGCCGAACTGGCGGCACAGCTGTGGCCGGAGCTCGACATCCGGCGTGACGACGGCGCGCACTTCGTCGCCGGGCATGCGGCGTCGCTCGCCTCGGGGTCGGCCGAGGATTACGTGACGTCGTTCGGCCGGGCGGGCATGCTGCTCCTCGACGACGTGCACGCGCTCGAAGGGCACCCGTCGGCCCAGCTGGCGCTGGCCGGCATCATCGACGCGCTCGTGCGCGCGGGCCGTCAGGTGGTGCTCGCCGCCGACCGCCTGCCCACCGGCATCGCCGAGGTGGAGGAGGCGCTGGCGACCACGCTCTCGCAGGGACTGCTGGTGGACGTGTCGGCCCCCGACTACGAGACGCGCGCCGCCATTCTCCAGCGCATGGCCCGCGAGGCGGGGCTGGAACTCACCGCGGATGTGGTTCAGGACCTCGCCGCGCGCGAGTACCGCGACATCGACGAACTGCGCGCCGCGCTGGCGCCCATCGCCGCGCGGCAGCAGAAGCCGGCGCCACGGCTCGACGCGGGCGAGTTCGAGAGCTTCCTTGGCGACATCCAGGTGGTGGTGCAGCAGCACGTGGAGTCATGGCGCGGCCGCCTGAAGGAGGCCATCGCCTACTGGCAGGCGGAAGGGTTCCGCACGGCCGTCCTGTCGCGCGCGCTCGACCTGCCGCGCGCCCCGGATGTGGCCGGGCTGACCGCCACCTTCACCGCGGCCGTCGAGCACCTGCGCAACCTCGAGCGCCAGGCCCGCCAGGTCGATCCGTCGCTCGTCGGGCACGCGGTCTTCCGCGACCCGGAGCGCATGGCGGAGGCGGAGGATCTCGTCGAGCGCGCGCTGCGCGGCGAATCGCCCGCCAAGGGACCGAGCCCCGCCTTCGCGCGCGAGCTGTTCGAAGTGGGCGCGTCGAACCAGCTGGCGGTGCATGCCGCCGATGCGGTCGTGGCGGAGCCGGCGCATCGCTACAATCCGCTCGTCATGTACGGCCCGAGCGGCGTCGGCAAGACCCACCTCGCCAACGCGATCGGCAACGCGCTGCAGCAGCGACGGGGCGGGCACGGCGTCGCCTGCGTGAACGCGCAGCAGCTGGTGGACGAGCTCATCGAGGCGGTGCACCGCGGCGACGTGGACCGCTGGCGCGCGCGGTATCGCGGGGCCAGCGCGCTGATCGTCGACGACATCCAGTTCCTCGGCGGCAAGGAGCGCACGCAGGAGGAGTTCTTCGGCATCTTCAACACGATGATCGAGCACGGGCGCCAGGTGGTGCTCACGAGCGACCGCGTGCCGGCCGACATCACCGACCTCGAGGCGCGGCTGCGGTCGCGGTTCGAGGGCGGGCTGGTGGTCCCCATCCAGTCGCCCGATCGCGCGCTGCGCGAGCGGCTGTACGCGCGCTTCCTGGCCGATGCCGGGCGCGCCGCCGACGAGGGCGTGCTCCGCGTGCTGGGCGAGCACCCGGTGCAGAGCGTCCGCGAGATCATCGGCGTGGTCACGCGGCTGGGCGCCGCCTCGGATGTGCACGGCGCGGCGCTCTCGGTGGCGTTCGTGCAGACGGAGCTCGGCGTGGCCGCCCCGCCGGCGCGCGCCCCGCGCGTCTCGGGGGCGGTGACGGCGTCGAATCCGTTCCTCGACCAGGAGAAGATCATCTTCGAGTGGCCCGACGCGGGCGCGCGGCTCATCGAGGAGATGCGCTGA
- a CDS encoding GTPase domain-containing protein, which translates to MSLVNYATREITCKIVYYGPGRSGKTTNLHYIYGQVPSDRKGKMVSLATQTDRTLFFDFLPLDLGTISGFTTRFQLYTVPGQVYYQTTRKLVLQGADGVVFVADSQSRQLDENIESLQDLHANLAEHGVDARAIPLVLQYNKRDLPAELLLPVTTLEDALNFRGVPSFEADALHGAGVFETLRSISELVLRRLGASKG; encoded by the coding sequence ATGAGCCTGGTCAACTACGCCACGCGCGAGATCACCTGCAAGATCGTCTACTACGGTCCGGGACGCTCCGGAAAGACGACCAACCTGCATTACATTTACGGCCAGGTGCCGTCCGACCGCAAAGGGAAGATGGTGTCGCTCGCCACGCAGACGGATCGGACGCTGTTCTTCGACTTCCTCCCGCTCGACCTTGGCACCATCTCCGGGTTCACGACGCGTTTCCAGCTCTACACGGTGCCCGGGCAGGTCTACTACCAGACGACGCGCAAGCTCGTGCTGCAGGGTGCCGACGGGGTCGTCTTCGTGGCCGACAGCCAGTCGCGGCAGCTCGACGAGAACATCGAGAGCCTGCAGGACCTGCATGCGAACCTCGCCGAGCACGGCGTCGACGCGCGCGCCATCCCGCTGGTGCTCCAGTACAACAAGCGCGACCTTCCTGCGGAGCTGCTGCTGCCCGTGACGACCCTCGAGGATGCGCTGAACTTCCGCGGGGTCCCGTCGTTCGAGGCGGATGCGCTGCACGGGGCGGGCGTCTTCGAGACGCTGCGGTCGATTTCCGAACTCGTGCTGCGCCGGCTGGGCGCGTCGAAGGGGTGA
- a CDS encoding roadblock/LC7 domain-containing protein: protein MTSVFAHVTESLIRHRGVLGAMVVGLDDGLIVESTLQVGVNGNAFAALTASLYRKARRSAAAAGFGATGFLELSAEQGRVCTAGGQELVLVVVCEARVNVGMLRVELLRAAEQLP, encoded by the coding sequence ATGACGTCGGTCTTCGCCCACGTCACCGAGTCACTCATCCGGCACCGCGGCGTGCTGGGGGCGATGGTCGTCGGCCTCGACGACGGGCTCATCGTGGAGTCCACGCTGCAGGTCGGCGTGAACGGCAACGCCTTCGCGGCGCTCACCGCGTCGCTGTACCGCAAGGCGCGCCGATCGGCGGCGGCGGCCGGGTTCGGCGCCACGGGCTTCCTCGAGCTGTCGGCGGAGCAGGGACGGGTGTGCACGGCGGGCGGACAGGAACTCGTCCTCGTGGTCGTCTGCGAAGCGCGGGTGAACGTGGGGATGCTCCGCGTGGAGCTGCTGCGCGCGGCGGAGCAGCTGCCATGA
- a CDS encoding tetratricopeptide repeat protein, giving the protein MGNDDIRSLSEALAADPASLAFVPLGEALRRRGDLDVALRVALRGAERHAGRADAHDLVARIAVDRGDLERAIHEWEIVLRLEPANAGARKGLGFICFQLGRLEEAAANLGAALAINPDDGSLAAALQTVQTELAERASVASRGGAARPTIGLPAELRHPEADAGAIFDDLLEGQRSAAMLLDADGLVLAGRYVSADGRDLAAIIGAQLSGVSDEAGRAMRHLGLGAWTQIVFETEAASVAMAPSHDGVLLVAAARPIPLGFVRRVLERALQRAADWLEWTR; this is encoded by the coding sequence GTGGGGAATGACGACATCCGATCGCTGAGCGAAGCGCTGGCCGCCGATCCGGCGAGCCTGGCCTTCGTGCCGCTCGGCGAGGCGCTGCGCCGTCGCGGCGACCTCGATGTCGCCCTGCGCGTCGCGCTGCGCGGCGCCGAGCGGCACGCCGGACGCGCCGACGCGCACGACCTCGTGGCGCGCATCGCGGTGGACCGCGGCGACCTCGAGCGCGCGATCCACGAATGGGAGATCGTGCTGCGCCTCGAACCCGCCAATGCCGGGGCGCGCAAGGGACTCGGCTTCATCTGTTTCCAGCTGGGACGCCTCGAGGAGGCGGCCGCGAATCTGGGCGCCGCTCTCGCCATCAACCCCGACGACGGCTCGCTCGCCGCCGCGCTGCAGACGGTGCAGACCGAGCTGGCCGAGCGCGCGTCGGTCGCGAGCAGGGGCGGGGCGGCGCGTCCGACTATCGGATTGCCCGCGGAACTGCGCCACCCCGAGGCGGACGCGGGCGCGATCTTCGACGACCTCCTCGAGGGCCAGCGCAGCGCCGCCATGCTGCTGGACGCCGACGGCCTCGTGCTGGCGGGACGCTACGTCTCGGCCGACGGACGCGACCTCGCGGCGATCATCGGCGCGCAGCTGTCGGGCGTGAGCGACGAAGCCGGCCGCGCGATGCGGCACCTCGGCCTCGGCGCGTGGACGCAGATCGTGTTCGAGACCGAGGCGGCCTCGGTGGCGATGGCGCCCAGCCATGACGGCGTGCTGCTCGTGGCTGCCGCCCGGCCGATTCCGCTTGGCTTCGTGCGGCGCGTGCTGGAGCGCGCGCTGCAGCGCGCCGCCGACTGGCTGGAGTGGACGCGATGA